From Melospiza melodia melodia isolate bMelMel2 chromosome 19, bMelMel2.pri, whole genome shotgun sequence, one genomic window encodes:
- the EIF6 gene encoding eukaryotic translation initiation factor 6 — translation MAVRASFENNNELGCFAKLTNAYCLVAIGGSENFYSVFEGELFGTIPVVHASIAGCRIIGRMCVGNRHGLLVPSSTTDQELQHIRNSLPDSVRIQRVEERLSALGNVTTCNDYVALVHPDLDRETEEILADVLKVEVFRQTVADQVLVGSYCVFSNQGGIVHPKTSIDDQDELSSLLQVPLVAGTVNRGSEVIAAGMVVNDWCAFCGLDTTSTELSVIESIFRLNEAQPSTIATNMRDSLIDSLT, via the exons ATGGCGGTCCGCGCCAGCTTCGAGAACAACAACGAGCTGGGCTGCTTCGCCAAGCTCACCAACGCCTATTGTCTCGTGGCCATCGGCGGCTCCGAGAACTTCTACAG CGTGTTCGAGGGGGAGCTCTTCGGGACCATCCCGGTGGTTCACGCCTCCATCGCCGGCTGCCGCATCATCGGCAGGATGTGTGTGG GGAACAGGCACGGGCTACTGGTGCCGAGCAGCACGACAgaccaggagctgcagcacatcAGGAACAGCCTCCCCGACTCCGTGCGCATCCAGCGCGTGGAGGAGCGGCTCTCGGCCCTGGGCAACGTCACCACCTGCAACGACTACGTGGCCCTGGTGCACCCCGACCTGGACAGG GAGACAGAAGAGATCCTGGCGGATGTGCTGAAGGTGGAGGTGTTCAGACAAACTGTAGCAGACCAGGTGCTGGTTGGAAGTTACTGTGTGTTCAGTAACCAGGGAGGAATCGTGCACCCCAAGACTTCCATCGATGACCAGGATGAGCTCTCTTCTTTGCTGCAGGTCCCACTCGTG GCGGGCACGGTGAACCGCGGCAGCGAGGTGATCGCCGCGGGGATGGTGGTCAATGACTGGTGCGCCTTCTGCGGGCTGGACACCACCAGCACCGAGCTCTCTGTCATCGAGAGCATCTTCAGGCTCAAcgaggctcagcccagcaccatcgCCACCAACATGAGGGATTCCCTCATTGACAG CCTGACATGA